The Mixophyes fleayi isolate aMixFle1 chromosome 1, aMixFle1.hap1, whole genome shotgun sequence genome includes a region encoding these proteins:
- the LOC142103962 gene encoding gamma-crystallin-3-like: MGKIIFYEDRNFQGRSYECNSECPDLSSYFRRCNSIRVDSGNWILYEHPNYRGHQYFLHRGEYPEFQNWMGYNDSIRSLRLSPQHQGSFRVRIYEKEDFRGQMMEFNEDCHNVNERFRYNDIHSAHVQDGYWMFYEEPNYRGRQFYLRPGEYRRYTDWGATSPRIGSFRRVHHTY, encoded by the exons ATGGGAAAG ATTATTTTCTACGAGGACAGGAACTTCCAGGGTCGCTCCTATGAGTGCAACTCTGAATGTCCAGACttgtcctcatattttagacGCTGTAACTCCATTCGTGTGGACAGTGGAAACTGGATCCTGTATGAACACCCCAACTACAGAGGACACCAGTACTTCCTCCATAGAGGCGAGTACCCTGAATTCCAGAATTGGATGGGTTACAATGACTCCATTCGGTCTTTGCGCCTAAGCCCACAG CACCAAGGTTCATTCAGAGTCAGGATCTATGAGAAAGAAGACTTCAGAGGTCAGATGATGGAATTCAATGAAGATTGTCATAATGTCAATGAGAGATTCCGTTACAATGATATCCACTCTGCTCATGTACAAGATGGGTACTGGATGTTCTATGAAGAGCCCAACTACAGGGGACGTCAGTTTTATCTGAGACCTGGAGAGTACAGAAGATACACTGATTGGGGAGCCACAAGCCCAAGAATTGGTTCCTTCAGGCGTGTCCATCATACCTattaa